One part of the Arabidopsis thaliana chromosome 4, partial sequence genome encodes these proteins:
- the XTH24 gene encoding xyloglucan endotransglucosylase/hydrolase 24 (xyloglucan endotransglucosylase/hydrolase 24 (XTH24); FUNCTIONS IN: hydrolase activity, acting on glycosyl bonds, xyloglucan:xyloglucosyl transferase activity; INVOLVED IN: aging, response to gibberellin stimulus, gibberellic acid mediated signaling pathway, response to brassinosteroid stimulus, plant-type cell wall loosening; LOCATED IN: cell wall, plasma membrane, cytoplasm, plant-type cell wall; EXPRESSED IN: 28 plant structures; EXPRESSED DURING: 14 growth stages; CONTAINS InterPro DOMAIN/s: Xyloglucan endotransglucosylase/hydrolase (InterPro:IPR016455), Xyloglucan endo-transglycosylase, C-terminal (InterPro:IPR010713), Concanavalin A-like lectin/glucanase, subgroup (InterPro:IPR013320), Concanavalin A-like lectin/glucanase (InterPro:IPR008985), Glycoside hydrolase, family 16 (InterPro:IPR000757), Glycoside hydrolase, family 16, active site (InterPro:IPR008263); BEST Arabidopsis thaliana protein match is: Xyloglucan endotransglucosylase/hydrolase family protein (TAIR:AT5G57560.1); Has 2202 Blast hits to 2180 proteins in 308 species: Archae - 0; Bacteria - 283; Metazoa - 0; Fungi - 433; Plants - 1389; Viruses - 0; Other Eukaryotes - 97 (source: NCBI BLink).): MSPFKIFFFTTLLVAAFSVSAADFNTDVNVAWGNGRGKILNNGQLLTLSLDKSSGSGFQSKTEYLFGKIDMQIKLVPGNSAGTVTTFYLKSEGSTWDEIDFEFLGNMSGDPYTLHTNVYTQGKGDKEQQFHLWFDPTANFHTYSILWNPQRIILTVDDTPIREFKNYESLGVLFPKNKPMRMYASLWNADDWATRGGLVKTDWSKAPFMASYRNIKIDSKPNSNWYTQEMDSTSQARLKWVQKNYMIYNYCTDHRRFPQGAPKECTTSS, encoded by the exons ATGTCTCCTTTCAAAATATTCTTCTTCACGACTCTTCTCGTGGCGGCGTTTTCAGTGTCGGCTGCTGATTTCAACACTGACGTCAACGTAGCTTGGGGAAATGGCCGTGGGAAGATACTCAACAACGGCCAGCTTCTTACTCTCTCCTTAGACAAATCCTCTGGTTCCGGTTTTCAATCCAAAACAGAGTATTTGTTTGGAAAGATTGATATGCAGATTAAGCTTGTTCCTGGTAACTCTGCAGGAACAGTCACAACTTTTTAC CTAAAATCCGAAGGATCCACTTGGGATgagattgattttgagttCTTGGGTAATATGAGTGGAGATCCTTATACTTTACACACTAATGTTTACACTCAAGGTAAAGGTGACAAAGAGCAACAATTCCATCTCTGGTTCGACCCAACCGCCAATTTCCACACTTACTCAATCCTCTGGAACCCTCAAAGAATCAT ATTGACCGTCGATGACACACCCATTAGAGAGTTTAAAAACTATGAGTCTCTCGGTGTCTTGTTTCCAAAGAACAAGCCGATGAGGATGTACGCGAGTTTATGGAACGCAGACGATTGGGCAACAAGAGGCGGTCTTGTTAAAACTGATTGGTCTAAAGCTCCATTCATGGCTTCTTACAGAAACATTAAGATTGACTCGAAACCAAACTCCAATTGGTACACTCAAGAAATGGATTCAACAAGCCAAGCTAGACTCAAATGGGTTCAGAAGAATTACATGATCTACAATTATTGTACTGACCATAGGAGGTTTCCACAGGGAGCTCCTAAGGAATGCACAACAAGCTCATAG